The proteins below are encoded in one region of Chloroflexi bacterium ADurb.Bin180:
- the mscL gene encoding Large-conductance mechanosensitive channel, with amino-acid sequence MIAEFKKFINRGNVLDLAVGVIIGGAFGKIVSSLVNDILMPPIGKLLGGFDFTSLFIDLSGQHHASLAAAKEVGAATINYGVFINTILEFLVIAAALFLVIRQVNRLQAVKAEAPAEPTTKECPFCATSIPIKAKRCPNCTSQL; translated from the coding sequence ATGATCGCAGAGTTCAAAAAGTTCATCAACCGGGGCAACGTGCTCGACCTGGCTGTCGGAGTGATCATCGGAGGTGCATTCGGCAAGATCGTCTCTTCGTTGGTTAACGACATCCTCATGCCTCCGATCGGCAAGCTGCTCGGCGGCTTTGACTTCACCAGCCTGTTCATCGATCTCTCGGGTCAACATCACGCCAGCCTCGCTGCCGCCAAAGAGGTCGGAGCAGCGACCATCAACTACGGGGTCTTTATTAACACGATTCTCGAGTTCCTGGTGATCGCGGCGGCGTTGTTCTTGGTCATCCGCCAGGTGAACCGCCTGCAGGCAGTCAAAGCTGAAGCGCCAGCGGAACCCACCACCAAGGAATGCCCGTTCTGCGCCACCAGCATCCCGATCAAGGCCAAGCGCTGCCCGAACTGCACCTCTCAGCTCTAG